The Desulfurispora thermophila DSM 16022 nucleotide sequence GCCGGTGGCCTTTGATTTCCAGGGGGAGGAACGGCGGGTCAAAGCCCGGGATCATTTCACCTTTGTGGATGCAGCGGTGGAACTGGTAGAGCCCGTGCCGGCCATCAGTCATGAATGGGGGGTTTTCCCTTTGCTATGAGCTACTTGGCCAAATCCGATCAGACATATGCTGAACATCTGGAGCAGGCTTACCGGGCCTGGCGGGAAACCATGGCGGCCAAAAAAAGGCTGGTGGAAAGGTACTGCCGGCGTTATGGCGTACCTGAACCCCGGTTCTGGCAAAGCTCGCTTCTGGCAGTGTTATTGCACGATCTGGGCAAGATGACCGACCGTTTCCAGGCCATGATGCAGGCGGTGCGCCGGGGGGAAAAGTTTGATCGGCGGCAGTACTACCGGCACGAGCTTTTTTCTTTTGTTTTCACCATCCTGGCCGCCCGGGAGCTGGCTCAGAAAGAGGGCTGGCTACTGCAGGTGCCGGTAGAGGCGCTGGCGGTAGCCGGTCATCATCGCCCGTTGGATACGGACCTGACATCCTTTGAGCGGGAAAAGCAGGCCCCCATACCTTCTTTTATCATGGGAGCCCTGCAGGAGGCTCTGCAACAGGCCCGGGAGATTATGGCCCGGGAAGGCTGGGAACTGCCTCATATCGATGAGGGGGCAGCACGGGAAAAACCTTACCCGGGCCTGGCCCGCCTGGTGAACAACGTCCTGGGACAACTGGTGGCCAGGGATGGACGGGAAAAAGTCCGGGACTTTTATATCTTGATAAAAGGGATTTTGCACTATGCGGACTGGTACGCCTCGGGCGGAGCTGCAGTGCGCTATGCCGTGGAAAGCGCACCGGAGCAGCTGGCGGTTGCCCTGCAGGAGCGGTGCCGGGAGAAGGGTATTGCTTTTCAGGGCTGGCGGCCATTTCAGGCCAGTATGGGTCGATACAGCGGGCACCTGCTGGCCGTGGCCCCTACCGGCAGCGGCAAAACCGAGGGAGCGTTGCTGTGGGCGCTGCACAATGCCCGGCAAATGGGTGGGGCGAAAATAATCTACCTTTTGCCCACCATGAACACGGCCAACCAGATCTGGCAGCGTCTTTGTGATATTTTTGGCGTGGCCAATGTGGGCCTGACCCATTCAACAGCCAGCCTGTTTTTGCAGGAAGAAGAAAGCGACCTGGCGGAAACCTGGAAAAACAGGTGGGAGTATTTATTGCACCAGGCTTTCATGAAGCCGGTGACGGTGGCCACAGTGGACCAGTGGCTGTCCTGCGGCTTTAATGCCGGGCGCTGGGTACTGAAAGAGATTAATGCCGCCAATGCAGTGATTGTGCTGGACGAAGTGCATGCCTATGATGGCTGGACGATGGGTCTTTTGGTAGCGTCACTGCGCCATTTTGCCGCCCGGGGCAGTCGTTTTCTCCTGATGAGCGCTACTCTGCCCAGAGGTCTGGTGGAGCTGTTTCAAGCGGCCCTGGGTGAGCCGGGATTGCTACGGGATGAAGAGCTATTAAATGCCAGCCGCAGCGTCTATCAGGTGGTGGATGCGCCCATGGAAAGCGCCCTGCCGGATATCCAGGCTGCGGTGCGGGCCGGTCGCAGGGTGCTGGTGGTGGTCAACACGGTGGAAAAATGTCAGCAACTAACCCGGGAGCTGGCGCCGTACCGGCCGGTTTGTTATCACTCCCGCTTTATCTTGCGGGATCGCAAGCGCATTGAAGAAAGCTTTGATCGCAGTAACCTGGTCATTGCCACCCAGGTGGTGGAGGTAGGGCTGGATATTGATTTTGACTGGCTGTTCACCGAATGTGCGCCGCCCGATGCCATAGTGCAGCGGGCCGGACGGGTGAACCGCTATCGCCATCCAAACCGGGATAGCCGGGTATTCATCTACAGGGCTTCTCCCGGCGGCGAAAAAATTTACAACCCCCTGGAA carries:
- a CDS encoding CRISPR-associated helicase/endonuclease Cas3 produces the protein MSYLAKSDQTYAEHLEQAYRAWRETMAAKKRLVERYCRRYGVPEPRFWQSSLLAVLLHDLGKMTDRFQAMMQAVRRGEKFDRRQYYRHELFSFVFTILAARELAQKEGWLLQVPVEALAVAGHHRPLDTDLTSFEREKQAPIPSFIMGALQEALQQAREIMAREGWELPHIDEGAAREKPYPGLARLVNNVLGQLVARDGREKVRDFYILIKGILHYADWYASGGAAVRYAVESAPEQLAVALQERCREKGIAFQGWRPFQASMGRYSGHLLAVAPTGSGKTEGALLWALHNARQMGGAKIIYLLPTMNTANQIWQRLCDIFGVANVGLTHSTASLFLQEEESDLAETWKNRWEYLLHQAFMKPVTVATVDQWLSCGFNAGRWVLKEINAANAVIVLDEVHAYDGWTMGLLVASLRHFAARGSRFLLMSATLPRGLVELFQAALGEPGLLRDEELLNASRSVYQVVDAPMESALPDIQAAVRAGRRVLVVVNTVEKCQQLTRELAPYRPVCYHSRFILRDRKRIEESFDRSNLVIATQVVEVGLDIDFDWLFTECAPPDAIVQRAGRVNRYRHPNRDSRVFIYRASPGGEKIYNPLENPDLLAKTLSVFQARAGRLNEQQLIEIVETVYDGYRVEESEPFREAQEVYQLAQKNRMGIFDSRWEEDREVTRLAKYQTVAVIPWCFYDLVLELPPAERRWYEVKVPLWYFREHRRAAGSGLMFCDLDYDPALGAILRPAQDRDNFM